The segment CAATAGGCATGTCTTCATCAACTTTAAAAGCGTTCATTAATCCAGCGACTCTTTCACCACCAAAAATACGGAGCAAATTATCACCTAGAGATAAAAAGAACCTTGTACTTCCCAAATCACCTTGCCTACCAGCCCTACCTCTTAATTGATTATCTACTCGACGAGATTCATGCCTTTCAGTACCAATAACATGCAAACCTCCAGCTTCACGAACATGAATTTCTTCCTTTTCAACAACTACATCATATTCAGATTTAACTAATGCAATTGCTTCTCTCAGAGATTGTATTAGCAAATCATCAGTTGGTGCCTTCTCAGCAGCCGTAGATATGCGATCCTCCAACTCAATAGATGTAAAAGTTCTATCTCCCCATTCTTTAACTAATTTGCGCTCTAAATCTATAAGTACTTTCTGAGTTTCTTCTGTAAGCACACATGGGTATAAGGTGCCTATTGCACTAGCTTCGCTAGGAGGCTTGCTCTTAATAATTGTTGCATTTGGATCTTCATCTTTTCCAAAACCACCAGGAGATTCCTGACGACGCTGCAAAGGCACAGGTGGCTTGTGGCCTGCTTCAGGCTTGACTAGTTTTGGTAAAAGAACCTCTCTTAATTTTAATCTCGCCATATAGTCACTATTTCCCCCAAGAATGATGTCCGTACCTCTCCCAGCCATATTGGTAGCAATTGTCACAGCACCGGCTCTCCCCGCTTGAGCAACAATTTCTGCTTCTCGTTCAACATTTTCCGGCTTAGCATTTAATAAATTATGTGGAATCTCTTGATCGGCTAATAAGGCACTAAGAAGTTCACTTTTTTCAACACTAGTAGTACCAACCAAAACAGGTCTTCCTTGCTTATGAATACCTGCCGTCTCATTAGCCACTGCTCTCCATTTACCATCTTCAGTTTTATAAACCTGATCTACCCAATCTTTTCTTGAGCGAGGCCTATTTGTAGGAATAACAGTTGTTTCAAGCTTATATGTTTTTTCAAATTCAACTTCTTCAGTTTTTGCAGTTCCAGTCATACCCGCTAAGCGTGGATACAACAGAAAGAAGTTCTGATATGTAATAGAAGCCAATGTTTGTGTCTCTGGTTGAATATTTAATTGCTCTTTTGCTTCAATTGCTTGATGCTGTCCATCACTCCATCTGCGTCCTGGCATCACTCGGCCAGTAAACTCATCAACAATAACTGCTTCTCCATTTCGTACTATATAGTTAACATCTTTAATAAATAATTCTTTTGCTTTTAACGCATTAGTTATGTAGTGAGCCCATGGATCTTTTGGATCATATAAATCACTAACTTTAAGTAATTGTTCAGATTTAGAAAACCCTTCATCTGTCAAAGTACAAGTTCTTTGCTTCTCATCAACCTCATAGTCCCCTTCAGGGTCAATACCATCTTTTCCCATTTCAGCAGCTCTATTTAAAGAGTAAACAACCTCTGCAGCCTTTTCATACTTTTCTTGTGGCCTTTCTACTTGACCTGAAATAATTAGTGGTGTTCGTGCCTCATCAATCAAAATTGAATCAACTTCATCAATAATACAGAATTGAAAATCTCTTTGAACTATTTCATTAAGGTCAGCAGCCATATTATCTCTCAAATAGTCAAAACCTAATTCAGAATTAGTTGCATAAGTAATATCACATTCATAATTTTTACGTCTTTCTAATGGGTCCATATCCTGCTGAATCAAACCAACGGTCAAACCAAGAAATCGATGCACTTGCCCCATCCATTCAGCATCTCTTCGTGCCAAATAATCATTCACAGTCACTACATGAACACCTCTGCCAGTTAAAGCATTTAAAAAACTTGGCAAAGTTGCAACCAAAGTTTTGCCTTCTCCAGTTTTCATTTCGGCAATTTGACCTTCATGTAAAACCATCCCCCCAATTAATTGCACATCAAAATGACGCATTCCTAATACTCGTTTACTAGCTTCTCTAACTACTGCAAAAACTTCTGGAAGAAGCTCATCCAATAATTCTCGCTGTTTTTCTAGACCTGAAACATTTCCTACACGAGTTCGAAAATCAACCGTTTTAGAACGTAATTGATCATCACTCAAAGGCGATATCACCTCTTCTAAGAGATTGATATCACTTACAATTGGCTGGTAACGCTTGAGCTTTCTGGCGTTGGGGTCTCCCAGCAAAAGCTTGAGCATGGTCAGCAAGTCGAAAATATACTTATTAAGCCTAACAACGACCAAGATCAAAACTTAGTAGAAAAATATTAAGCGCTATAAAACAACTATTAAATTATCCAATCAAAAAGAAACCTTTTTCATCCAAAAAGGATTTAATTTATTTGCATGACATCCTTAAAGCTCATTAAACATGCATCAGGAGCTCCTGGGTTGCGTTGGCTTGGGTTAGGTCCACATCTAATACCCAAAAGAGGTTTATTCGAATTAAAAAGGCTGCTAGATACTCATGCTTTTTGGGCTCAGAATAGAAGCTACAAAAATCTTCGTAAATTATTGGCAAAAAGTACTGTTGTAGTTTCGATTTGGGACGGTCAAAGAATGGTTGGATTTGGAAGAGCCATCAGTGATGGTGTCTATAGAGGTGTCCTTTGGGACGTAGTTGTAGCAGGTGACCTACAAGGACAAGGGCTAGGGAGAACCGTTGTAGAAGCCCTTGTATCATCCCCTTCAATGAAAGGGATAGAAAAAATATATTTAATGACCACTCATCAACAAGAGTTTTATAAGCAAATTGGCTTCAAACTTTGTGCCGACCAGGATTTACTAATTAAAGTTAATAAAGCAAAGTCTTTCTAAGAATTTTAGAAAGCGGATGAAGAGATTCGAACTCTCGACCCTCTCCTTGGCAAGGAGATGCTCTACCACTGAGCTACATCCGCGAGAAAGGTTTTAACCCTTTATGAAGAGCATGCCTTAAAAAAGGGGAAATGGTCAATCCAATAGTTAATTAATAATGATTTATCAACTCAATACTTTCATTAATGAAGCCATTTCTAGAGCTTGCAAAGCATAATTCCAGCCAAGATTGCTTTTGATACCGGCCCTTTCTAAAGCTTGCTGCATTGTGTCAGTAGTTAAAACACCAAAAATAATTGGTATGCCAATTTCCCTAGCAACGGAAGCAATCCCTTTACTAGATTCATTAATAACTACTTCAAAATGTGGCGTGTCTCCTCGAATAACAGCACCAAGAGTTATTAAAACGTCATA is part of the Prochlorococcus marinus str. MIT 0919 genome and harbors:
- the secA gene encoding preprotein translocase subunit SecA, producing the protein MLKLLLGDPNARKLKRYQPIVSDINLLEEVISPLSDDQLRSKTVDFRTRVGNVSGLEKQRELLDELLPEVFAVVREASKRVLGMRHFDVQLIGGMVLHEGQIAEMKTGEGKTLVATLPSFLNALTGRGVHVVTVNDYLARRDAEWMGQVHRFLGLTVGLIQQDMDPLERRKNYECDITYATNSELGFDYLRDNMAADLNEIVQRDFQFCIIDEVDSILIDEARTPLIISGQVERPQEKYEKAAEVVYSLNRAAEMGKDGIDPEGDYEVDEKQRTCTLTDEGFSKSEQLLKVSDLYDPKDPWAHYITNALKAKELFIKDVNYIVRNGEAVIVDEFTGRVMPGRRWSDGQHQAIEAKEQLNIQPETQTLASITYQNFFLLYPRLAGMTGTAKTEEVEFEKTYKLETTVIPTNRPRSRKDWVDQVYKTEDGKWRAVANETAGIHKQGRPVLVGTTSVEKSELLSALLADQEIPHNLLNAKPENVEREAEIVAQAGRAGAVTIATNMAGRGTDIILGGNSDYMARLKLREVLLPKLVKPEAGHKPPVPLQRRQESPGGFGKDEDPNATIIKSKPPSEASAIGTLYPCVLTEETQKVLIDLERKLVKEWGDRTFTSIELEDRISTAAEKAPTDDLLIQSLREAIALVKSEYDVVVEKEEIHVREAGGLHVIGTERHESRRVDNQLRGRAGRQGDLGSTRFFLSLGDNLLRIFGGERVAGLMNAFKVDEDMPIESGMLTRSLESAQKKVETYYYDIRKQVFEYDEVMNNQRRAVYSERRRVLDGVGLKRQVIGYGEKTMEEIVYAYVNPDLPSEEWDLAQLVGKVQEFVNLLGDLKPDDLDGLDIDELKAFLQEQLRNAYDVKEAQIEEQRPGLMREAERFFILQQIDTLWREHLQAMDALRESVGLRGYGQKDPLIEYKNEGYDMFLEMMTNMRRNVIYSMFMFQPAPASDQK
- the ribH gene encoding 6,7-dimethyl-8-ribityllumazine synthase, with translation MVSIEGRFNEASNFRIGIVIARFNDLITSKLLSGCLDCLQRHGLDTSESSSQIDLVWVPGSMELPLICQSLAKSGKYDVLITLGAVIRGDTPHFEVVINESSKGIASVAREIGIPIIFGVLTTDTMQQALERAGIKSNLGWNYALQALEMASLMKVLS
- a CDS encoding GNAT family N-acetyltransferase, with the protein product MTSLKLIKHASGAPGLRWLGLGPHLIPKRGLFELKRLLDTHAFWAQNRSYKNLRKLLAKSTVVVSIWDGQRMVGFGRAISDGVYRGVLWDVVVAGDLQGQGLGRTVVEALVSSPSMKGIEKIYLMTTHQQEFYKQIGFKLCADQDLLIKVNKAKSF